CCCTCTCACTGGCTGGGAATgagctgggggctctggggccaGGGGAGCGGGTGCCgagctgtgccctgccaggTCTGCCAGGGTTcagagcaggtcctgcctgctttggctctgtcctgcctctgcccagccGGCATCTGACCATTCCTTGTTTGCATCTAGCCATGctttccctgtgtcctgtctgGATCTGGCTGTGTCCTGCCTTCTCTGGCCATGTCCTGCTTGGATGCTGACGGTGCTCTGGCTCAGTCTGGCCATCCCTTGCCTGGATCTGGCTGTGTCTTGCCTGTGTTCAACCTTCTCTGTCCATGTCCTGCCCGttcctgcctttcctgcccGTGTCCTGCCCGTGCTCTGCCTGGACCTGGCCATCTGCCCCCGGCTTTGCCCCAGCCGCGGCAGTGCCCTGCCCGGCTCAGCCGGTGCCGGAGCAAGCGGGGGGCAGtcggggcggccccgcgggtGCCGCTGCCCACCGGGCCGGGCCGGAccggggcgggggccggggccgggccgggcggggggcggagcggctcctctctgctggggctggcgGAGTGTCagaggcggcggcgggaggcggtGGCAGCCGCAGCTCCGAGACAGCGGCGGCACCGGCACTGGCACCGGCTCCCGGCACAGTCCGCCGGGCCCAGGTAAGGGCTGCGGTCCCACCCTGGCGCTCCCATCGCCGTGACCTCGGTTCGCGCCGTGCCTCGGCGGTGCGTCTCCCTCTCCAGAGCCCCGGTACCGGCGGTGGAGCGGCACGGAGACCGGCGATCCCCCGCAGCCGTCGGGGCCGCGCTACGGCGGGGCTCGGAGACCGGTGCCCGGTGCCGGGGCTCCCGAAGCTGCGGGACGGGCacgggcaccggcaccggcaccggcacaGGAGGGGCCGGGGATGCGGGCGGTCagggtggcaccggggctgctCCCGCCGCTCACCCTTGCCCGGCGCAAGACGCGGGGCTCCGGGAGAACGGCTTGGGCGGGGGAGGTTCTCGTCCCCCCGGTGATCCGACAGCCCCGAGTCCCGCAGGGGGCACTCAGCAGGACCCGCCACCGCAGCCcccggccggggctgcccgcCGGCACCGGGGCAGGGAAACGGAGTCaccgcccggcccggcggggacAGACCCcggtccctgctgctcccctgggtCTTCCGTCCGGCTGTCCGGGCCGGGGAGAGCCGGGGCTTTGAGGGGGCCGTGAGTGTGCCAGGGCAGCCGGATCTCGGGGCGCGTTCGGGACGGGACGtggggcggccgcgggggcgggggcgCCGGGGGAGCGCCCCGGGGAGGCGCCTCGGCCCCGCGGGGTGTCAGGGCTGGCAGCCCTTGTGCAGGGGAGAGCTAGGGGCTCCTGGCAGAGCTCGGTGGCGGTGGGACCTCTGGGAAATTCGCGGGaggtggcactgtccctgcgGCCCCGCAGCACTGCCGCTCTCGCACACGCCCCAGGTGTCACTCAGCCCCTGGGATGCTGGTGTCGGAGGGGTCAGAGCtcctggcagggggtgggaagCGCTCCGAGCACGGAGGAGTCACGGCCCCTTCTCACCCACCTCACTCGCGATGCCAGGAGAGGCTGCCCGCAGCTGGCAGGAGCTTCTCGCCGTACCGTGGCCGTCGGGCTGGACTTGGCTCTGCCCTACTCGATGCTTCACTTCCCCGGACGTTCCCCAGAGGTTCCTGCGGGCTGTCATCTCCCCAGCACTAAACCAGTCGagctgagcagctgtgggaatGGTGGGAGCCCTGCTCACTGTCCATTGCGGCTCGCTGCTGGGTGGGTGGTGGTTTGCCCTTCAGAGGAGCTTGGCCTGAAGGTGCTTTTCATCTGGTGGGTCCTGTCACCTACCCAAAAGAACTGCACCACAGAGACCTGGGTTCCCAGTGCCACCGGacccctgtgccaggctcagcctgcAGCTGATGGGCTCCATCAATAATCCATGTGCCTGTGGCCTCTTCCCTGCTCGAGGAAACCCCAGGTCCCTTAGAAGCATTTATTCCTGAAATAAGGCAGGGACCCTTCCCTCTCTCAACTCCAAAGTCCTTCACActggggggtcaggggggtcaGGTAGGAGATGCCCTGAGACAGATGGGAACTTAGCAGCAGCAGACAGCACCTGAGAGCAGGCACTTAGGGGcatggaggaagaggaggaggtcTGAATGTGTCTCCTCACCCCACCCTGTTACGCTCTGTGCCACACTGCTGCCCGCAGCCCCCTGGGCAtcactgccagctctggctgcttgCTGGAgggctcctccagcacagccatcaCCTGTCTGGGAGCAGCATGGGGGCATCAAGGGgttccctcctcctgctcagggAGAGCAGCCTCAGTACGGGCTGCAGGGAAGTGCAGGGGGGCCAGCACTCTCTGGCATCCCCCTCCCACCCTCTGTGCCCCCACAagcactgctgggctgtggaAGAGGCCGTGGTGCGGTCACAACATCAGCAGCTTCCCATTCCAGAGCAGCCTGAGGCTTCTGGACTGCCAAGGGGTCTCCTTCTCCCACGGTCCCTGAAATGCCAGCCCCGTGGGATTTCAGCAGTCACCTTCAAATGGGAAACATATCTCTCCTGTGATTTGGGAAAAGACAACCAGTCTCGGAGGGGACTGCATCTTCTGCCAAAACAAGGCCTGCCTGCTGCAAAAGCCTTTGATTCCCCCGCGCCTCCGTGCTTTCTGCAGAGGGAGTCAGCAAACCTGGCTCTTACTTTTACTGAAATCTCTGAATTTAGTATACAGGGAAGGAAGGGGCGGTGGTGAGAGAACAGACTCTGAAGCACCACGGCTGCCAGAACCCTGTGCGTTGCTGTGTGAGGGTGAAGCCAGTGGCgagtccctgctccagccccggtGCCACGGACAACcctgggggcagcagcagggagggtgGGCTCCATGGCTATGGGATGGAGATTAAAATACTGTGGCCACTGGGTGCTGTGGGCACGGTGGGCTCATGGTTGGCTGCTTTTGGCAGTGCTCTTGGCTGGAGGCTGGGGTCTGTCAGCACCCCTGATGCTGCTGCATGGGTCAGGGGCTCAGCTTGGCTCTatctgcccagcctggcctcccTATGCCAGGTGACATCCCTGGCTCTTTCTCCCTCCATGATATTTTAAGGCTGTCAAGCTGTCCCCTGCAGGCTGTTCTGGCCGATGCTGCCAAAGGggccagctctgtgcccacccctATGCCAGTGTGTCCCTGGGAGTGCTGTGGGGAGGCCGGTCCCTCTGCCCCTCCATGTGCCCTGGGATCTGTGTCACTTGTGTGTGTCCTGGGGGTTCTGGGTCACTGTGGGAGCTATTGCATCTGTTCATTTTGCCTTTCTGCAGGGGATTTCTTCCTAAGGGCATCCCGTGTGGGGGGCACAGGCAGGCTCATGGCCTGGCTCTCCCGTGCAGCACTGACTGCCCCTGTCCCTGATATGCCTTGCATCCCGCAGacccagcagcttttccctttgcttttccaggtgccgagggctctgctggggtgACACGACCTCTCTCCCACAGACACCACGCTGTGCCACCCCTCACCACCCAATGCCTGGGGACTGCCTGCCCTCACCTTGACGGGTGGCAGCGGGTGACACGGGGTGGTGTGGGTCCcccagccagcaccagcacacCCCATGGCGGTCCCCTTGGCCGCCTGGCTGGGGCTGATGCACCTGGCCACCTGTCTGGCTGCTGGGCACGGCATGGCTGGCAAGAAGGAGATCAGCATGGATGGGGACCTGGTGATTGGGGGCCTCTTTCCTGTCCATGAGAAAGGAGTGGGGAGTGAAGACTGCGGCAAGATAAACGAGCACCGGGGCATCCAGCGCCTGGAGGCCATGCTCTTCGCCCTGGACGAGATCAACAAGGATGGGAGCATCCTGCCAGGGGTGAAGCTGGGTGCTCACATCCTCGACACCTGTTCCAAGGACACCTATGCCCTAGAGCAGTCCCTTGACTTCGTCCGTGCCTCCCTTACCAGGGTGGATGGTTCCGAGCACATCTGCCCCGATGGCTCCTACGCTGTCCACGATGATGTTCCCACTGCCATCACCGGCGTCATCGGGGGCTCCTACAGTGACGTTTCCATCCAGGTACCTCCCAGGCAAGAGGGgcttggatggggctgggggtttGAAGTGAGGGAGGGGGATAAAACCTTGGCAGCAGTGCAGTGATGCCACTGCCAGTGATGCCATGGCACAGGGAAGCTCACTCATCCCTCACCGTGATGCTCTGCCCCTTTCTCCAGCGGAGAGGGAATGCTAGGCAGGCACCTGAACAAGCCATCTCTCTGTGATTGTGGGGGATGTGCCCGGGGTCCCCTTGGGGGCTGCATGAGTCCCCCAAACCTTCATTAGCCGTAGGAGCCAAGCCTCACATGGGGACAGGTGTTTATTCCTCTCCTGAGTTCAAGGTGGCaagtgcagctcctgctgtaCCAGGCAGAGCAGACCAGTGTGAGGGGGCACTGTCCCCTTTCCCCTGCGAAGGGCAGCCCGTGAGGCGCTGCAAGGGACATGCACCTCTGAAGGGCTCAGCCATAGGGCTGCCTGGCTAAGGCAGGGTGAGCTCAGAGGACAAGtgcccccgtgtccccagtgaTCCCACAGGAACAGGCACCTCAAGCTGCAGACCTGGCTGTGACCCTGGGTGGGGTGCATCTCAGTCCCCAAACCACAGCTCTGTGGACTTGGAGGTTGGTTTCAGCAGGGAGAAGAGTATCCCCTGAGGATGCAGGACTCAGCAGGACCAGCTGAGTCACAGCTAGTGGGCCACATGCTTGCTGAGATTTAATGAGTCCCCAGTGTGTGCCAGACTGTGTGCCCTGGTCCCTGGGGTCCAGCTATGGGGTAGAAGAAGCTGGGACTGCGTGTTGGAGGCAGCATCCCAGCCCACCTGGGCACTTGTCCCTTCACCTGCTGGGAACCCAGCATGTCCCCATGTCGGGTGTCAGCAGGGGCAGAATGTGGGCCAGCTGAGGAGCTCAAGGGGCACTGGATGGACATggcaggctggcagctcccatGCATGGtgaggacaggcagcagcatcACTGCACTCGGGGACATTCTTGCCATTAGGGGAATTTGTCATCAAGATCATTTGTCCACGTTAATTAAGCCACGTctcctgcctggggagcagtGAGATGTGGGCAGGCTTGGCAGCCCTGCTGGCACACCTGAGGCCCCCTTGCTGCCCCCAGAGCCTGGATTTTAACAGCCTCATTagtggggcttttttcccctttgaagCTAGCGAGGGATTCTGCTGAGTGGCTGGAAGGTGCCGGTCCCACTGAGCTTCTGATGTGGGATATGTGGGATGCGCAGGCACCAGTCCCCTGACCCTGCATGGCCCAGTTCTgcagcatcccccagcctggTGGGGGGactctgccccagctcccagcccctaGAATCCTTTCCCGCTGTGCTGTAGGGCTGCCAGGCATCCTGGCTTTCTCCTTGCTGTCAAACATCTCCCACAGGTCAACTATGGCAGACTTTCTGCTTTtgtcccctctccagcctcgaATTTTGGAGTGGAATGCTtgaaacactaaaaaaaaaaaaaaaaaaaaaaaaaaaaaaaaagaaaaaaaaaagaaaaaaaaaagataaatgagCATGTCTGAGGGCTCAGTCACTCTGTGAATGTGCCATGCATTCTTCTCCAGTCCTTCCACAGATCAGGATGCTCTGGGTAGGGTTGCTCTTCAGCTCAATGGCTGTGTTTGGGAGCATTTGGGAGGTTGTGTTTTGGGTGCAACACTGGGTACTGGGCAGGGGTCCCCCCACAGGAATGTCCCTTGCTGGCCATCCCTTCAGGCACTCACCTCTCCTCCTCCATGCAGGTGGCCAACCTGCTGCGGCTCTTCCAGATCCCACAGATCAGCTATGCCTCCACCAGTGCCAAGCTCAGTGACAAGTCCCGCTATGACTACTTTGCCCGCACTGTCCCTCCAGACTTCTACCAAGCCAAGGCCATGGCAGAGATCCTCCGCTTCTTCAACTGGACCTACGTCTCCACTGTGGCCTCAGAGGGAGACTACGGGGAGACGGGGATCGAGGCTTTCGAGCAAGAAGCCCGCATGCGCAACATCTGCATCGCCACCTCGGAGAAGGTGGGGCGCTCCATGAACAAGAAGACCTACGATGGAGTGGTCCgggctctgctgcagaagcCCAATGCCAGAGTGGTCGTGCTATTCACTCGAAGTGAAGATGcccgggagctgctggcagctgcccagAGAGCCAATGTGTCCTTCATGTGGGTGGCCAGTGATGGGTGGGGAGCCCTGGAGAGCGTGGTGGCCGGCAGCGAAGCAGTGGCGGAGGGAGCCATCACCATCGAACTGGCAGCCTATCCCATTAAGGAGTTTGCTTCCTACTTCCGTAACCTCCACCCCTACAATAACAGCCGAAATCCCTGGTTTCGGGAGTTTTGGGAGCAGAAGTTCAGATGCAGCTTCCACACACAGGACTGTAGTCGGTACTCCCTCAAGACAGGCAAGTTTGAGCCAGAGTCCAAGATCACGTTTGTGGTCAATGCAGTCTATGCCATGGCTCACTCTCTTCACAACATGCACCGGACATTGTGCCCCAACTCCACCAAGCTCTGTGATGCCATGAAGCCTGTCAATGGCAAGAGGTTTTACAAGGACTTTATACTCAATGTTAATTTTGATGGTGAGTCCAAAATGGAGATGGGGTTTGGCGGCCAAACTGGAAAGGGATGGGTGGAGGATAGGAAAGAAGGAGGCCTAGATTTGATCCAAAACCCTTCAATTCCTCCAGCCTGCCCACGCCCAGGACTGTGGTTGTCCTGAGGTGCCAACAGCCCACCATCATCCTTGGGAGGCAATCCAGGCCTTCTGTCTCCAGTGGAAATGTGTGGAGAAGCTGGCCACCAACTCTATTCTGCTACAACTGGGTGGGACTagccccacccagccccagggatgctcaAGAACATGGGTCCTTGCAACCGTCATGATTTATTCACATTTCAGGGATTAAACTGGAGGGATACCCTTGATCAGGGATCCATGTAGTGTGGGGTGAATTAGAAGCATGTCCTCTGTGACTTGGGCTGAGGGTGTCTTGACTACAGGAGTCACTGAGAGCCACAGAGGCTGCACAACCGccctctgcccctgcagagctggctggggcTGACGGGCTCTCAGGCAGGTGGGTAGTTCTCCACCTTTGCTTTCCTGCTCCTAACATGTGCATAGGCAGCAAGGATGGGAGTGAAGGCAGGAAATAGGTTGGACATTTGCCTGTGGCCATGGTGGGATGTGACCCTTTGGACAAGCCCTGCCTCGAGGCCTGGAATGAGTGCTCTCCTGCCCTGAGGCAGTGACTgtctccccttctcctccctgcagctccattCAGACCAGCAGACACGGAGAGCGTCGTTCGATTTGACCGCTACGGCGATGGGATCGGGCGCTACAACATCTTCAACTACCACTACGTGGACGGGCGGTATCGGTACCAGAAAGTGGGCTACTGGGCAGAGGGGCTCATGCTTGACACCAGCCTCATCCCCTGGGCTGAGACCTCTATTCCCGTGTCCCAGTGCAGCGACCCCTGCAAGAAAAATGAGATCAAGAGCATGCAGCCCGGGGACATTTGCTGCTGGATCTGCATCCCCTGCCAGCCCTACGAGTACCTGCTGGATGAGTTCACCTGCATGGACTGCGGTCTTGGTTACTGGCCCAACGAGACCCTGAATGGCTGCTACGAGCTGCCCCAAGAGTACATCCGCTGGAAAGATGTCTGGGCCATTGGTCCCGTCACTATCTCTTGCCTGGGTTTTATCTCCACCCTCTTCGTTATCGGAGTCTTCGTGAAGAACAACGACACTCCCATCGTGAAGGCCTCTGGACGAGAGCTGTGCTACATTCTGCTGACTGGGGTCCTCATGTGCTACAGCATGACCTTCATCTTCATCGCAAAGCCCTCCACCGGGGTGTGCACGCTCCGGCGCCTGGGGCTGGGCACGTCCTTCGCCGTCTGCTACTCGGCCCTCTTGACCAAGACCAATCGGATCGCCAGGATCTTCAGTGGGGTGAAGGAGGGGGTCCAGCGCCCCCGCTTCATAAGCCCAACGTCACAGGTGGTCATCTGCATGGCCCTCATCTCTTGCCAGCTGATCATCGTCATCATCTGGCTGCTGGTGGAGACCCCTGGCACGGGCAAGGAGACTGAGCCTGACAAGAGGTACATTGTCACCCTCAAGTGCAACAACCGTGACTCCAACATGCTCATTTCGCTCACCTATAATGTCCTCTTGATTGTCCTCTGCACGGTCTACGCCTTCAAGACACGGAAATGTCCCGAAAACTTCAACGAGGCCAAGTTCATTGGGTTCACCATGTACACGACCTGCATCATCTGGCTGGCCTTCCTGCCCATCTTCTACGTGACCTCCAGCGACTACCGTGTAAGAGCTGGAGCTCTGAGGGGGCTCTGACAGGGCTTGATCTAAGTGGTCCTGGAGATCTGGGCCACGCAGGGTCCATGACTAGGAGATGCATGGGCCGGGGGAAGGGTCTGCATCCACACGCCTGGTGATGGTCACCTTTGCACTGGGTAATTCAGGACCAGGTGAAGGGTCCTGAAGGACTGTGGCTGATGGGGCAATGAGTCCTGGAGAGAGGACCtgcccccctccctcctttgagaggatgaggatgggaaaTGGCCCTGAGACCTCCAGAGATCCCCCATAGCCATGACTATCATGGAGGAATGCTAGTCATCCTTCAGGCTGGTGACACAAAAGGATGAACAGCCCCTGGCTCATTCAGACACGACACCCCAGGGAATGAATGCCAGCCCGAGGGCCAGCCTGGTCCCTGGGCTGCCAAGCAGTGCCAGGAACTGGGTAGCATGGGGTACATCCTTGGCACGGACAACCAAACGCATTCTTGATGGGTCTTGAGGAGTTGGTGGGGGCAGTTAGTCAGGGACTTCCAGAGAGGACCTGCACCCCCAGAGAGAGTGGGCACCGGGATGGGGGAGTGCAGGCTCTGGCCCCGGGCAGTGCCACAAAGCAGCATGTTGGCAGGAGCGGGGTGTTGCAACTTGTCCCCACCAGGACAGTGCCCATACTCTGCCCATGGGTCTCCTGCAGGACCACCCCGACAGAGGGATGTGGTGTGGGGTGGAATGTCCCTGCAGGGTGCAGCCTGTGCCCTGTGGGGCTGGCCAGTGCCACGGCATGGGCTTCATCCTGCCCTGCTTGGGGCAGAGGGCTGACAGGTGGAGCACCTGATGCCCACCCCTGTCTCCAGGTCCAGACCACCACCATGTGCATCTCGGTGAGCCTCAGCGGCACCGTGGTCCTCGGCTGCCTCTTCACCCCCAAGCTCCACATCATACTCTTCCAGCCGCAGAAGAACGTGGCCAGTCACCGCGTGGGCACCGCTCGGTTCAGCgtggcagcagccagctccagccagTCCCACGGTGAGCacagtggggctggggaagggctggggccAGCACCCCTTTCCTGctggggggtgtgtgtgggCACCCCAGCATGGGCTCCTGAAGAAAAGTGGGGTGTGGGGTAGGGCAAAGTGGGAAACGGGGGGGAATGGCAGATGTGTCCCCAGTGGCCCTTCCCTGTCCTCTGTCCCAATGCCTCATTTCCCAGGATAGCACAGCTGCCAGagtggtgctgctcctggggggcCCTCACTGCTCTGAGGGGACACTCCACCCCAACACAGGGGATTCAGCTGCCCCCACGTGCCCGTCACTACCTGAGGCACTCTCCCCTTTAGCTCCAGGGCATATGACCACCCTGGGCACCCTCCACCCTAACTCCCTGGGCACCACTGCCATGGcatgctgggctgtgctgctgccagaccCCAACCCAGCCCTGAGTGCTGCCTtcctctccaggctcagcctcGCCATACGTGCCCACGGTGTGCAATGGCCGTGAGGTGGTGGATTCCACGACGTCATCCTTGTGAAGGACGGGGGGCCAGGCTGTGGTGCTGCTACGTAGCACCGCCACTGCTTCCCCAGGGAGAGCAGTGCCCGCAGCACGGCCCACTGAGGTGCCAGGTGTAGCCAGGAGGCtcagtccctgccccagcacgaGCTACACATCCCACATGTCGGGTCACGGTACGTGTCAGCCTTCCCTTGCACTGAGCCACCTTACATGTACCCTGTCCTCCACACCCTGCACTGAGCCATGGTGAACATCCCCCTCCCTGAGCTGAGCCACGGTGCACGTCCCCAGCCCTCGCACTGAGCCATGGCACGTCCCTCTGTGTCACCTGCACTGAGCCATCGTGCCCCCACGCTCCCTGCACTGAGCCATGGTGAAtgtccccccaccccctgcACTGAGCCGTAGTGCACATCGCACGGACCTCGCACTGAGCTGTGGCACAAATACCCTCTCCTTGTCCCTTGCACTGAGCCCTGGTGCAGACCTGCCTGCACCGAGCCCCGGGGCACATCCCCtgccccttgtccccagccccagtgcaCTACTCCACTCCCTCTCAAGCCACATTCCACCTGCTGCTTTTGGCTTGCACCAATCCACGCTGCAGCTCCCACGCCCTCGCTGTGGTGCCACACACTGCCCCCGCCCCAAAGCCCACCTCACCTTCCCAGTGCGATGCCTTTCCCATCAGCCCCTGGGCCAAGCCTTGGACCACATCACCCTTTCCCTAGTGCtttgtattttcatgttttcctccTGGTTTTGGCCTCAGGAGAGCCACCGAGcgtggctgggctgggcccaAGCCCCCAAATTGCTTCCCTCACTGTGTGTGGTGCTTCTCATCCCTTACTGGGAGACAGGGCAGGAGTGGGGGCAGATAAATGCCCACTGaccccagcccctgcagagcctggcgGGGCATAGGAGGCTCAGGGCAAGCAACAGGATCCAGGTATTTGAGCCCAACCAAGTTTTTAAGAGTAGACTTTTTCTGTGAAcaaaagtgtgattttttttttttgtaatttatgtaaataaagtggttttggtgttgtttttttttacaaaatggaTTGTTCCAGAGCTCAGGCACAGCAAAACCTGACAGAAAGCAACAGACCCTCGCAGAGGGCAGAGCCACATCAAGACATGGGGGCCAGCAGAATCAGGGGACAACCCCCACTCACATCCTGCTGACCACAGTGGTGGCTGCATCAAGGATGGGAGGCACAGCTACAGGGACAGAATGACCTGCTCCAGTGGCTCCAGGGACAGTGGCtgtccagggacagccaggggatTCAGGGCTGGAGGCTGTGGTCTTCTGCTTCAGGGGGATGATGCAGATACTGTTTTTGGCTTCTTTGATTCTCCACCACCGTCCCAGCCTGTGGATGAGAGAGGTGTGGGGATCACTCTCCAACAAGACCCAGAGGATGGGGAAGCTGCACCCCCATGCAGCACCAGGGAGGGGGGGACAGTACCGGTGCTCCTGCCCGATGCCAGCCACCAGGAAGTCACCAGCTGCTGAGAACTTGAGGCTGTTGACAAAACCCacctggaggggacagggcagggtaAAGGGACAGGACAGGGTGAGGGGCTCCCATAGGCTTCTCCTGCTTCCCAAGAAGGGGAGCTCCTGCTGAGACACCCTCCAGCCTAGCTCCAGAATTCCCAACCTGCCCATCCATCCATACCAAGGGGATGTCCAAGAGGTGCTCCACCTTCCGAAATCCTTCACCACACTTCCAGAGCTTCACACTGCCGCTGTGGGATcctggagcagagagaggagccTGTCATGCaccccagcccagggatgggAGCAAGATGTATTTCCCCCACGGGCTGCCACCCCACACACCTGTGGCCAGGAGGTCACTGTTGCGCAGGGCAGCCACGGCTGAGATCCAGTAGGGCTGCTGCAGGCCCTGCACGTCCTGCTCTCCGTGCGCCTGCCGAGCCAGCGCCAGCGGCTTCTTCTTCGTCAGCCCCCACAGGGCTAAAGACCTGCGGGGGATGTGAGGGgtgagggggctgagggggcaTCCTGCCCACCCCAGGCACCATCCTGGCCCCGTGCTCACCCATCATCAGCACCAGACACCATGTGCTCCTCGTTGATGAGCTGGATACAGTCGATGGAGCCCCTGTGAAGAGAAGAGGCAAGTGCCAGCAGTTACAAGCGTGCTTTGGGATCCCGCATGGCATCAGCATCCCCACGGTGCTCCTGGCACCcacacagcactgccccagctgGACACACCTGCCCGCAGCCCCCTCTTCCACCCCAGACCTACTGGTGCCCAGAAAAGACGAGCTGTGATTCCTCAGGGATCTTCCAGAGCCGCACGGTGCCATCCCGTCCCCCCGCTGTCACACAGCACTCCCGGCTCAGGCTGTCCAGCCCAGTGATGATGTCCTGGTGTCCGAACCTGCAGGAGGAGATGACAAAGAGCTGTGGCAAGCATGGCCCTCTGCCTCCTCACCTCCTCAAGGCTGCTGGGCACCCCTTGGAAGGGTCAGTGGGATTTCCCCAGGTCTTACAGGGTCTCCACGTATGCGTTCTCAGCCACATCCCAGACCTTGACGCAGCGGTCGTGGGAAGCGCTGTACAGCTGGTGTGTGCCCTTTCGGAAGGACAGGCCCtggggacagatggacagacacGGCACAGCAGTGAGGGATACTGAGCTGGCCCCACGAGCATTGTGCCCAATGCCCCCAACTCACCGAGACAGCGTCGCGGTGCCCTCTGAAGATGTGCAGGCGCTTGCAGGTGGCTGCATCCCAGATCATGATCAGCTTGTTCCTGTCTCCCGTAGCCTGGCAGACAGCAGGAGACACCTGAGACCTGCACCCTGGAGACCCACAGCCCACCCCTGCCTCCACTCCCACTCCATGGGCTTTGGCTGTCCCAGGGACCCATTCTTGACCTAGCAGGGGAGAGGGGCTGCTTTAATCCAGCAAGGCACATCTGGGCATGAGACTCTACCCCCAGGACCCAGGGAGAACACTTCCCATGGCCCTCTCTCCACCCCTGTCCCCATACCAGGTACTTGCCGTCCGATGAAATGGCCATGCAGAGGACTTGGGATGCGTGCCCCATGTGCTGCTCCTCCGTGCCCTTCTTCCCCCCGG
This region of Vidua chalybeata isolate OUT-0048 chromosome 12, bVidCha1 merged haplotype, whole genome shotgun sequence genomic DNA includes:
- the GRM2 gene encoding metabotropic glutamate receptor 2, producing the protein MAVPLAAWLGLMHLATCLAAGHGMAGKKEISMDGDLVIGGLFPVHEKGVGSEDCGKINEHRGIQRLEAMLFALDEINKDGSILPGVKLGAHILDTCSKDTYALEQSLDFVRASLTRVDGSEHICPDGSYAVHDDVPTAITGVIGGSYSDVSIQVANLLRLFQIPQISYASTSAKLSDKSRYDYFARTVPPDFYQAKAMAEILRFFNWTYVSTVASEGDYGETGIEAFEQEARMRNICIATSEKVGRSMNKKTYDGVVRALLQKPNARVVVLFTRSEDARELLAAAQRANVSFMWVASDGWGALESVVAGSEAVAEGAITIELAAYPIKEFASYFRNLHPYNNSRNPWFREFWEQKFRCSFHTQDCSRYSLKTGKFEPESKITFVVNAVYAMAHSLHNMHRTLCPNSTKLCDAMKPVNGKRFYKDFILNVNFDAPFRPADTESVVRFDRYGDGIGRYNIFNYHYVDGRYRYQKVGYWAEGLMLDTSLIPWAETSIPVSQCSDPCKKNEIKSMQPGDICCWICIPCQPYEYLLDEFTCMDCGLGYWPNETLNGCYELPQEYIRWKDVWAIGPVTISCLGFISTLFVIGVFVKNNDTPIVKASGRELCYILLTGVLMCYSMTFIFIAKPSTGVCTLRRLGLGTSFAVCYSALLTKTNRIARIFSGVKEGVQRPRFISPTSQVVICMALISCQLIIVIIWLLVETPGTGKETEPDKRYIVTLKCNNRDSNMLISLTYNVLLIVLCTVYAFKTRKCPENFNEAKFIGFTMYTTCIIWLAFLPIFYVTSSDYRVQTTTMCISVSLSGTVVLGCLFTPKLHIILFQPQKNVASHRVGTARFSVAAASSSQSHGSASPYVPTVCNGREVVDSTTSSL
- the RRP9 gene encoding U3 small nucleolar RNA-interacting protein 2, with the translated sequence MSIFTPSLPPQGVIHCVGALPPCPSSRDGAYRGHHQEDDEAEGAGQLLHLHDQDTDEAKAGFPNWPAFWALQFGPFRCVPAPGADGRARATAGRPADEEVSSDSETESPLLGRRRREAAEEEVEETPQEKKLRLAKQYLEELRQLEEERAEEEEELEPVDLIGDRLKEDVLEQRGRLQRLVAKDVQSPDPARIRVLRGHQLPVTCLVISPDDRFIFSASKDGSLIKWEVDSGKRLCVVPGGKKGTEEQHMGHASQVLCMAISSDGKYLATGDRNKLIMIWDAATCKRLHIFRGHRDAVSGLSFRKGTHQLYSASHDRCVKVWDVAENAYVETLFGHQDIITGLDSLSRECCVTAGGRDGTVRLWKIPEESQLVFSGHQGSIDCIQLINEEHMVSGADDGSLALWGLTKKKPLALARQAHGEQDVQGLQQPYWISAVAALRNSDLLATGSHSGSVKLWKCGEGFRKVEHLLDIPLVGFVNSLKFSAAGDFLVAGIGQEHRLGRWWRIKEAKNSICIIPLKQKTTASSPESPGCPWTATVPGATGAGHSVPVAVPPILDAATTVVSRM